A genomic segment from Limosilactobacillus sp. encodes:
- a CDS encoding lipocalin-like domain-containing protein, whose product MAQARLMKTAADYQRLGLKKGQVELWEDGKRDDVRKGGVEWWYFDAIFDDGSKIAAAYSTKVQPLVNATGTHPCLRFDITTPDGEKLSRRITKFPKDSVRFSKDKCDLQWGESCFTGNLHDYHIKAQETDGLGFDIQLHSISSPWRGETGYLGFEENDQKYFTWLCVVPRGTVTGTLTINGKTTKVTGFGYHDHQWGNIIHFDFLNHWFWSRQSTAKHSLVVFDFVMNQHYEYERIPLVFLEDNDGKVIFESTDNVECSVSEELLQKASDTKFPKVIHYKFRNGTKTVHYDVTVKQELDARYIWKETPFFMRRLFHGTKPRYGRYLAAGVITFEDSAHPDQNFKEQSDFIYEFSYVGPHYKEQMETKQAKAGE is encoded by the coding sequence ATGGCACAAGCAAGACTGATGAAAACGGCGGCCGATTATCAGCGCCTCGGCCTGAAAAAAGGACAAGTCGAACTGTGGGAAGATGGCAAACGGGATGACGTCCGGAAAGGGGGTGTCGAATGGTGGTATTTCGACGCCATTTTCGACGATGGCAGCAAGATTGCGGCTGCTTACTCCACCAAGGTGCAACCGCTGGTCAACGCCACGGGTACCCATCCCTGCTTAAGATTTGATATAACGACGCCGGACGGTGAAAAGCTCTCCCGCCGGATCACCAAATTCCCCAAAGATTCCGTTCGCTTTTCCAAGGATAAATGCGATCTCCAGTGGGGTGAGAGCTGCTTTACTGGTAACCTGCACGACTACCATATCAAGGCGCAAGAAACGGACGGCCTTGGCTTTGACATTCAATTGCACAGCATCTCTTCTCCCTGGCGGGGAGAAACCGGCTACTTAGGCTTTGAAGAAAACGATCAAAAATACTTCACCTGGCTCTGCGTCGTCCCGCGCGGAACCGTTACTGGCACACTGACAATTAACGGCAAGACAACCAAAGTGACGGGCTTTGGTTATCACGATCACCAGTGGGGCAACATCATCCACTTTGATTTCCTGAATCACTGGTTTTGGTCAAGACAGTCGACGGCAAAGCACAGCCTGGTTGTCTTCGACTTCGTCATGAATCAGCACTACGAATACGAACGGATCCCGTTGGTATTTTTAGAGGATAATGACGGCAAGGTGATCTTTGAAAGTACCGACAACGTCGAATGCAGCGTTAGCGAGGAACTTCTCCAAAAAGCTTCTGATACTAAGTTTCCAAAAGTGATTCATTATAAATTCCGCAACGGAACCAAAACGGTCCACTACGATGTGACCGTTAAACAGGAGCTGGATGCTCGTTATATCTGGAAAGAAACGCCATTCTTCATGCGCCGGCTGTTTCACGGGACCAAGCCGCGCTATGGTCGTTACCTGGCCGCTGGCGTAATTACTTTTGAAGACAGTGCCCATCCGGACCAAAACTTCAAAGAGCAATCGGATTTCATCTATGAGTTCTCGTATGTCGGCCCCCACTACAAGGAGCAGATGGAAACTAAGCAAGCGAAGGCGGGTGAATAA
- the carB gene encoding carbamoyl-phosphate synthase large subunit, with the protein MPKQTNIHKIMVIGSGPIIIGQAAEFDYSGTQACLSLREEGYEVVLVNSNPATIMTDTTIADEVYIEPLTVESVTSIIQKETPDALLPTLGGQVGLNLAVALSQAGVLDKYGVQLLGTKLDAIDQAEDRERFKELMKNLGEPVPPSTTVQTVEAALSFAQSIGYPVIVRPAFTMGGTGGGICQTPAELATVCANGLELSPATQCLIEKSIAGYKEIEFEVMRDAANNAMVVCCMENFDPVGIHTGDSIVVTPAQTLTDDEYQMLRDCSLKIIRALKIEGGCNVQLALDPQSFNYYVIEVNPRVSRSSALASKATGYPIAKLAAKIAVGLNLDEIKNPVTKTTFAQFEPALDYVVVKIPRWPFDKFAQADRHLGTQMKATGEVMALGRSLEEAFYKAIRSLELDYHDLLVSPVMAATDAEIKDQLQHPQDNRLFYIAEAFRRGQSLQAIHELTGISEYFLDIVAHLVELETALKDNPGKLSLLKEAKECGYSDQTIATLWHQTPDAIRTLRKANQLTPVYKMVDTCAGEFASQTPYFYSCYDQENESHPLKQQSILVIGSGPIRIGQGVEFDYATVHCVKAIQAAGYAAIVMNSNPETVSTDFSISDKLYFEPLTLEDVLNVIDLEQPTGVIIQFGGQTAINLAAGLAAHGVKILGTQVQDLDAAEDRESFDQIIKQLGLKQPVGKTATTHQAVLAAAAEIGYPVLVRPSYVLGGRAMEIVNNEEELVAYLKANALVTSDHPILVDAYLAGYEGEVDAICDGHNILIPGIMEQVEHAGVHSGDSMAIYPAQHFTPEIKDQMVAITKQLALALHCVGIMNVQFIVHHAQVYVLEVNPRASRTVPFLSKVTGVEMAQVATKVILGTSLEDQGFTQDLYPEPDQVHVKAPVFSFTKLNDVDCYLGPEMKSTGEVMGSAPTYEKALAKAFTGQLTHPLPTSGAVLLTPGESTIDEVLGLAAGFIAAGYQVYAPDKFADQLDENVIPVTAEDVPDLIGAEKVNIVINTMNHDTAKDSLGFKIRQHAIAHNLAVITSLDTAKAILTVLATHKKTPALV; encoded by the coding sequence ATGCCTAAGCAAACTAATATTCATAAAATCATGGTTATCGGCTCGGGCCCGATCATCATCGGTCAGGCCGCTGAGTTTGACTATTCTGGAACCCAGGCCTGTCTGTCCCTGCGTGAAGAGGGCTATGAAGTGGTGCTGGTTAATTCTAATCCGGCAACGATCATGACCGACACGACAATTGCCGATGAGGTCTATATCGAGCCGCTGACGGTTGAGTCAGTCACCAGCATTATCCAAAAGGAGACCCCGGATGCGCTTTTGCCAACTCTTGGCGGTCAGGTTGGCCTAAATCTGGCGGTCGCTCTGTCGCAAGCGGGTGTGCTGGACAAGTATGGCGTCCAGCTCCTCGGCACCAAACTCGACGCCATTGACCAGGCGGAGGACCGGGAACGGTTTAAGGAGTTGATGAAGAATCTCGGCGAACCCGTCCCACCTTCGACAACGGTCCAGACGGTTGAAGCGGCGCTTTCCTTCGCCCAGTCCATCGGCTATCCTGTCATCGTGCGGCCGGCCTTTACGATGGGCGGTACTGGCGGCGGAATTTGTCAAACCCCTGCAGAGCTGGCGACGGTTTGTGCAAATGGCCTTGAGCTTTCACCGGCGACCCAATGCCTGATTGAAAAATCAATTGCGGGTTACAAGGAAATCGAGTTTGAGGTGATGCGGGACGCCGCCAACAATGCGATGGTCGTCTGCTGCATGGAGAACTTCGACCCGGTGGGAATCCACACCGGTGATTCAATCGTCGTGACCCCCGCCCAGACCCTGACGGATGACGAGTATCAAATGCTACGTGACTGCTCGCTCAAGATCATCCGGGCACTGAAGATCGAGGGTGGCTGCAACGTACAGCTGGCCCTGGATCCACAAAGCTTTAACTACTACGTGATCGAGGTCAACCCGCGGGTCTCGCGTTCCTCAGCCCTGGCCTCAAAGGCGACTGGCTACCCGATTGCCAAGCTTGCCGCTAAGATTGCCGTGGGGTTAAACTTGGATGAGATCAAGAATCCGGTCACCAAGACCACCTTTGCCCAGTTCGAGCCCGCCCTTGACTATGTCGTTGTCAAGATCCCGCGGTGGCCGTTTGACAAGTTTGCGCAAGCCGATCGGCACCTGGGGACACAGATGAAGGCGACCGGTGAGGTGATGGCCCTCGGGCGCAGCCTGGAGGAGGCTTTCTACAAAGCTATTCGTTCGCTGGAACTTGACTACCACGACCTGCTTGTTTCCCCGGTAATGGCCGCCACGGACGCTGAGATTAAAGACCAGCTCCAGCATCCCCAGGACAACCGGCTGTTCTACATTGCCGAGGCATTCCGGCGTGGGCAAAGCCTTCAGGCAATCCACGAACTGACGGGAATCAGTGAGTACTTCCTCGACATCGTGGCCCACTTGGTAGAACTGGAAACGGCACTAAAGGACAATCCTGGGAAGCTTTCCCTGCTTAAGGAAGCAAAGGAATGCGGCTATTCTGACCAGACGATTGCCACACTTTGGCATCAAACCCCAGACGCGATCCGGACACTGCGGAAAGCCAACCAGCTCACACCGGTTTACAAGATGGTTGACACCTGTGCGGGCGAGTTTGCCTCCCAAACACCTTACTTTTACAGCTGCTACGATCAGGAAAACGAGAGTCACCCTCTGAAGCAGCAGTCAATCCTGGTCATTGGTTCCGGCCCGATTCGGATCGGGCAGGGGGTCGAATTCGATTACGCAACCGTCCACTGCGTCAAGGCAATTCAGGCGGCCGGTTACGCGGCAATCGTCATGAACTCAAATCCCGAGACGGTTTCGACTGACTTTTCAATCTCCGACAAACTCTACTTTGAGCCGCTGACCCTCGAGGATGTCTTAAACGTCATTGACCTGGAGCAGCCGACTGGGGTAATCATCCAGTTTGGTGGGCAAACGGCTATTAACCTGGCAGCGGGCCTAGCAGCGCACGGGGTGAAGATCCTGGGAACCCAGGTTCAAGACTTGGATGCCGCGGAAGACCGGGAAAGCTTCGATCAGATTATCAAGCAGCTGGGCTTGAAGCAGCCGGTCGGTAAAACGGCGACGACCCACCAGGCGGTTCTGGCGGCCGCTGCGGAGATCGGCTATCCGGTGCTGGTTCGGCCAAGCTACGTGCTCGGTGGCCGGGCGATGGAGATCGTGAACAATGAGGAGGAGCTGGTGGCCTACTTGAAGGCCAACGCTCTCGTTACCAGCGATCACCCGATCCTGGTCGATGCCTACCTGGCCGGCTACGAGGGCGAAGTGGACGCGATTTGCGATGGGCACAACATCCTTATTCCGGGGATCATGGAGCAGGTTGAGCACGCGGGGGTCCACTCCGGCGATTCAATGGCGATCTACCCAGCCCAGCACTTTACTCCTGAGATCAAGGACCAGATGGTGGCGATCACTAAACAATTGGCCCTCGCCCTGCACTGTGTCGGGATCATGAACGTCCAATTCATTGTCCACCACGCCCAGGTCTACGTACTGGAGGTTAACCCACGGGCCAGCCGGACGGTGCCATTTTTGAGCAAGGTGACGGGAGTTGAGATGGCTCAAGTGGCTACCAAGGTTATTCTGGGGACATCCCTTGAGGACCAGGGCTTTACGCAGGATCTCTATCCGGAACCAGATCAGGTCCACGTCAAAGCTCCCGTCTTCTCCTTTACCAAGCTGAACGACGTCGACTGCTACCTCGGCCCAGAGATGAAGTCCACTGGTGAGGTGATGGGGTCAGCGCCAACATATGAGAAGGCGCTGGCCAAGGCCTTTACTGGTCAGCTGACCCACCCGTTGCCGACAAGCGGCGCGGTCCTGCTGACTCCTGGCGAGAGCACGATTGATGAGGTATTAGGATTGGCGGCAGGATTTATCGCTGCCGGCTATCAGGTTTACGCTCCGGACAAGTTTGCGGACCAACTGGACGAGAATGTTATTCCAGTCACCGCTGAGGACGTCCCTGATCTAATTGGTGCCGAAAAGGTTAACATCGTTATCAATACGATGAACCACGACACGGCCAAAGATTCGCTGGGCTTCAAGATTCGTCAACACGCGATTGCCCATAACCTTGCCGTAATCACCTCGCTGGATACGGCCAAGGCAATCCTAACTGTTCTGGCCACCCATAAGAAGACTCCAGCACTGGTATAA
- a CDS encoding MFS transporter, with protein MTEEKIPKKVVAAIVATGLMSFCGVIVETSMNVTFPILMREFNVTTDTVQWMTSIYLLIVAIIVPLSAVLKSSFKTRTLFTVANLLFITGVVIDALAPSFTFLLLGRAVQGIGTGIALPLMFNIIMEQVPQSKLGVMMGIANLITGIAPAIGPTFGGIIANQLNWRWVFYILMPFLVLSFVLGQWGITQKSALRRERIDLFSMVMIVALFAGLVNGFSNLSSRPFMSLSVGGSLLVGLVGMVGLIWRSLTIEQPVLKLSLLGNHAFAGHVLGFFLTQIVSLGFAFLLPNYIQLVNGNTSMVAGLVVLPAGFAGAIFAPLGGRILDRFGARRPILIGMGLCILSLVTFTLMSRQMSNGLISFVYIFYMAGMGMGMGCVMTSALKEVGPKDSAQGNAIMNTLQQFAGAMGTSVAATIVAASQANSHLSRATATAIGTQHAFILLTIFAVIIFISYYRSVK; from the coding sequence ATGACTGAAGAAAAAATTCCGAAAAAAGTGGTCGCGGCGATCGTGGCGACCGGCCTAATGTCATTTTGTGGGGTGATCGTGGAGACGTCGATGAACGTAACCTTCCCGATCTTGATGCGGGAGTTCAACGTTACTACCGATACGGTCCAGTGGATGACCTCGATCTACCTGTTGATCGTGGCGATCATCGTCCCGCTTTCGGCGGTTCTCAAGAGCTCCTTTAAGACCCGGACCCTCTTTACGGTTGCCAACCTGCTCTTCATCACTGGGGTGGTCATTGACGCCCTGGCACCCTCTTTTACTTTCTTGCTGCTCGGTCGGGCCGTCCAGGGGATCGGAACGGGGATTGCTTTACCGTTGATGTTCAACATCATCATGGAGCAGGTGCCCCAAAGCAAGCTGGGCGTGATGATGGGAATTGCCAACCTGATTACCGGGATTGCACCGGCGATTGGCCCGACCTTTGGGGGAATCATCGCTAACCAGTTGAACTGGCGGTGGGTCTTCTACATCTTGATGCCGTTTTTGGTCCTGTCCTTCGTGCTCGGCCAATGGGGAATTACGCAAAAGTCGGCACTGCGCCGTGAGCGAATTGACCTCTTTAGCATGGTAATGATCGTGGCCCTCTTTGCCGGCCTGGTCAACGGCTTTAGCAACCTCAGCAGTCGCCCTTTCATGAGCCTGAGCGTGGGTGGCTCGCTTTTGGTTGGCCTGGTGGGGATGGTCGGCCTTATCTGGCGGTCACTGACAATTGAGCAGCCGGTGCTTAAGCTCTCGTTGCTCGGCAACCACGCCTTTGCTGGCCACGTTCTTGGCTTCTTCTTGACCCAGATCGTTTCCCTCGGCTTTGCTTTCCTGCTGCCAAACTATATTCAACTGGTTAACGGCAATACCTCAATGGTCGCGGGATTGGTGGTCCTGCCGGCGGGCTTTGCCGGAGCGATCTTTGCACCGTTGGGCGGACGGATTTTGGACCGATTTGGCGCCCGGCGGCCCATCCTGATCGGAATGGGACTCTGCATTCTTTCGCTGGTGACCTTTACTCTGATGAGCCGACAGATGTCAAACGGCCTGATCTCCTTTGTTTACATCTTCTACATGGCCGGCATGGGGATGGGCATGGGCTGTGTCATGACCAGCGCCTTAAAGGAGGTTGGCCCCAAGGACAGTGCCCAGGGGAATGCCATCATGAACACCCTGCAACAGTTTGCCGGGGCGATGGGGACCTCGGTGGCCGCGACGATCGTGGCAGCCAGCCAGGCCAATTCGCACCTCAGCCGCGCAACGGCTACGGCAATCGGAACACAGCATGCCTTTATCCTGTTGACAATTTTTGCCGTCATTATTTTTATTTCTTATTACCGGAGCGTGAAATAA
- a CDS encoding phospholipase D family protein has product MLTIYDLKKQQMLYQPDFFELIKGYDHFAGVSFVGSFKIIEKQLLPRFSQIELILGLEDQRTGQNLNQFFNLSRKVKEIAGASDEFLNRIEDGTLQLRFTKDALFHSKYFIVDNETSFIIFNGSMNLTKKALSENHEMLWMYAGSKSSPADQAIWQAHRQLFHQNFTTDSTDYLNRKIIEQVRGKTKKEITAVLANAALTQLQDDQLKVHPEDIVQIADTAKWTKERYELIPSPAAEVVRAIYTPKGNKRRNQEAVRDKIKQITYQSFSDPQDETVSASSLYPQPMWIYEGDQILVKNTQGQFQPLAPADDLVTKADVVNFVDIIKSFKYNKLRDESHQALSAFMYLMTAPLIWKIRQIYRQSNYARSADQVPVSMVLIGRGTTGKTLLVRDYFKPFIGDHSRSVQYAEINGGTGSHTNKAVSFLGNYLRSKRFISPMIIDELNDNFLQSKVATNAIKQWSNTIEGIHNVNIFAMNHNAGGHAINNLEEITKRVYYLSFEAGWLGMDQQRYDYNILMNNINDHLYRYVVGKLNQRLNNLTGMDESRLIDDYLSLTKEIVEQLLEKFGLGNELADIIHDNYDYKVDRNRITWKMLIRDDGFKHVDFAPGDDQRFTVSKAIFNNIKGSTYENINQTLDNYFNMFPRELGIAIYQYDNGMLLSIDKFDHFIGEPLIRNYYNRVHQSEHQQDSMTAYLKAQAKRDAEREKREAQRDQEMQTVLKQLADQKQANEKKGLFSRLFHK; this is encoded by the coding sequence ATGTTAACAATTTATGACCTGAAAAAACAGCAGATGCTGTACCAACCGGACTTTTTTGAGCTAATCAAAGGCTACGATCATTTTGCCGGCGTTTCATTTGTGGGGAGTTTTAAGATCATTGAAAAGCAGCTCTTGCCACGTTTTAGCCAAATCGAACTGATCCTTGGCCTTGAGGATCAACGAACCGGCCAAAACCTGAATCAGTTCTTCAACCTCTCACGCAAGGTAAAAGAAATCGCCGGGGCGAGCGACGAGTTTTTGAACCGAATTGAGGACGGGACGCTCCAGCTGCGTTTTACCAAGGACGCGCTTTTTCATAGCAAGTATTTCATCGTCGATAATGAGACGAGCTTTATCATCTTCAACGGTTCCATGAATTTGACTAAAAAAGCACTCAGTGAAAACCATGAGATGCTGTGGATGTATGCGGGCAGCAAGTCTTCGCCAGCCGATCAAGCAATCTGGCAAGCTCACCGGCAGCTTTTTCACCAGAACTTTACGACCGATAGCACCGACTACTTGAACCGCAAGATCATCGAACAGGTTCGGGGCAAGACAAAGAAGGAGATCACGGCGGTTCTTGCCAACGCCGCGCTCACGCAATTGCAGGATGACCAGCTGAAGGTGCATCCCGAAGATATCGTTCAGATCGCTGACACGGCAAAGTGGACAAAGGAGCGCTACGAGCTGATCCCGTCGCCCGCCGCCGAGGTCGTTAGGGCGATCTACACGCCGAAGGGAAACAAGCGTCGTAACCAGGAAGCAGTGCGCGATAAGATCAAGCAGATCACCTACCAAAGCTTTTCTGACCCGCAGGACGAAACGGTCAGCGCGAGTTCGCTGTACCCGCAGCCAATGTGGATTTACGAAGGCGATCAGATTCTGGTAAAGAACACTCAGGGGCAGTTCCAGCCGCTTGCACCTGCCGATGACCTGGTAACTAAGGCGGACGTCGTCAATTTTGTCGACATTATCAAAAGCTTCAAGTACAACAAGCTGCGGGATGAAAGCCACCAAGCCTTGTCAGCCTTCATGTACCTGATGACGGCACCGCTGATTTGGAAGATTCGGCAAATTTACCGCCAGTCGAACTACGCGCGCAGTGCCGATCAAGTGCCGGTCTCGATGGTGCTGATTGGTCGCGGAACGACGGGGAAGACTTTGCTGGTACGGGACTACTTCAAACCCTTTATCGGTGACCATTCTCGTAGCGTCCAATACGCGGAAATTAACGGTGGCACTGGATCACATACCAACAAGGCAGTCAGCTTTTTAGGCAACTACTTGCGGTCCAAGCGGTTTATCTCGCCGATGATTATTGACGAATTGAACGATAATTTCCTGCAGAGCAAGGTTGCCACCAACGCTATCAAGCAGTGGTCCAACACGATTGAAGGCATTCACAATGTCAACATCTTTGCGATGAATCATAATGCCGGGGGCCACGCCATCAATAACCTGGAGGAGATTACCAAGCGGGTCTACTACCTCTCCTTTGAGGCCGGCTGGCTGGGGATGGATCAGCAGCGCTACGATTACAACATCTTGATGAACAACATCAATGATCATCTCTATCGCTACGTGGTTGGGAAGCTTAATCAACGCTTGAACAACCTCACCGGCATGGATGAGTCGCGGCTAATCGACGACTACCTGAGCCTGACCAAGGAGATTGTTGAACAGCTGCTTGAAAAGTTCGGCTTGGGCAATGAGCTTGCCGACATCATCCATGACAATTACGACTACAAGGTCGACCGCAATCGAATCACCTGGAAGATGCTGATTCGCGATGACGGCTTCAAACACGTCGACTTTGCACCCGGGGATGATCAGCGCTTTACCGTCTCCAAGGCAATCTTTAATAATATCAAGGGAAGCACCTACGAAAACATCAACCAGACCCTCGATAACTATTTCAACATGTTCCCGCGGGAACTCGGGATTGCAATTTATCAGTACGATAACGGGATGCTTCTCAGCATCGACAAGTTCGATCACTTCATTGGCGAGCCGCTAATTCGCAATTATTACAACCGGGTCCACCAGAGCGAGCACCAGCAGGATAGCATGACCGCCTACTTGAAAGCTCAGGCCAAGCGCGACGCCGAACGGGAAAAGCGGGAGGCGCAGCGCGACCAAGAGATGCAGACGGTCTTAAAACAGTTGGCGGATCAAAAGCAGGCCAATGAAAAGAAGGGGCTGTTCTCCCGGCTCTTTCACAAGTAG
- a CDS encoding 3-hydroxyacyl-CoA dehydrogenase family protein — protein sequence MKVTDIKRIANIGAGTMGHATALQFAMHGYPVNLYDRDEDGLARGKKLIEHDLATFQQAGMLDEDPATVLQRINYTTDLADAVSATDFVIESIVENQQIKQTVWQEIEQSVRPTTVLATNTSGLSPTALQSVLKHPERFVVAHFWNPAQLMPLVEVVPGQNTDSATVQLTVELMNKIGKHAVPLKKEALGFVGNRIQLAVLREAFHIVDEGIASPEAVDDIVKYSLGRRWNLVGPIASADLGGLDVFKNISSYLYADLANETGTDPTLAKKVEASELGLKTGHGFFDWQGDAGQQMVANRDQKLLKQLKDDQQK from the coding sequence ATGAAAGTAACGGATATCAAGAGAATTGCCAACATCGGAGCAGGAACGATGGGGCACGCGACGGCTCTGCAATTTGCCATGCATGGCTATCCCGTCAACCTGTATGATCGTGACGAGGACGGCTTAGCGCGGGGCAAAAAGCTTATTGAGCACGACCTGGCGACCTTCCAGCAGGCAGGGATGCTCGATGAGGATCCGGCAACAGTTCTGCAACGAATTAACTACACGACCGATTTAGCGGACGCGGTCTCGGCGACTGACTTCGTGATTGAATCCATCGTTGAGAATCAACAAATCAAACAAACGGTCTGGCAGGAGATTGAGCAGTCTGTCCGGCCTACAACGGTGCTGGCTACCAACACGTCTGGGCTGAGTCCGACTGCTCTGCAGAGCGTCTTGAAACACCCAGAGCGCTTTGTTGTCGCCCATTTTTGGAACCCGGCCCAACTGATGCCGCTGGTCGAGGTTGTTCCCGGTCAGAATACTGATTCGGCAACGGTTCAGCTGACGGTTGAACTGATGAATAAGATTGGCAAGCACGCGGTTCCACTGAAGAAGGAAGCACTGGGCTTTGTCGGCAACCGGATTCAGCTGGCCGTCCTGCGGGAAGCCTTTCACATCGTTGACGAGGGGATTGCTAGCCCGGAGGCCGTGGACGACATCGTCAAGTACAGTCTCGGGCGCCGCTGGAATCTCGTCGGCCCGATTGCCAGTGCCGACCTCGGGGGGCTGGATGTTTTCAAGAACATCAGCTCCTACCTCTACGCTGACCTGGCTAACGAGACGGGGACCGATCCAACCCTTGCCAAGAAAGTCGAAGCTAGTGAGCTGGGCTTGAAGACCGGCCACGGCTTCTTCGACTGGCAGGGAGATGCCGGTCAGCAAATGGTTGCTAATCGGGATCAGAAGCTGCTGAAGCAATTAAAAGACGATCAGCAAAAGTAG
- a CDS encoding carbamoyl phosphate synthase small subunit yields MKKLLILENGAVFAGTGFGGLGACSGEVVFTTGMTGYQQAITDQSYANQILVFTNPLIGNYGVNLNNMEALQPACAGVICHRVARVSNNWRQSATLPDFLKKWAIPGMTGVDTRALTKLLREHGTLKGKVVDADEEPDVEAVVKELQSTPTQTQLAYQVTTKKRYLVPGNGHTVVLVDLGAKESIVRALVERGCNVIVVPANVTPGEINQIHPDGVLLSNGPGDPASLTGVIAMVKQIQERYPLFGICLGHQVLALANGAKTVKMRFGHRGFNHPVRNLQTKQTFFTSQNHGYVIDAASIDPNQIMVTYQEINDGTIEGIAIKNHPAFSVQFHPDAAPGPHDADQLFDQFIQLMGQQKGVANA; encoded by the coding sequence ATGAAAAAATTGCTTATTCTTGAAAACGGGGCGGTTTTTGCCGGGACTGGCTTTGGCGGTCTGGGAGCCTGCAGTGGCGAAGTAGTCTTCACCACCGGGATGACCGGTTACCAACAGGCCATCACCGATCAGTCTTATGCTAATCAAATCCTGGTATTTACCAACCCGTTAATCGGTAATTACGGTGTCAACCTAAATAACATGGAAGCACTGCAGCCAGCTTGCGCGGGGGTGATTTGCCACCGCGTTGCGCGAGTAAGCAATAATTGGCGACAATCAGCCACCCTTCCGGACTTTTTGAAGAAATGGGCGATTCCTGGAATGACGGGCGTCGATACCCGGGCGCTGACCAAGCTGCTGCGGGAACACGGCACCCTTAAGGGCAAGGTTGTTGATGCGGATGAAGAGCCTGACGTTGAGGCAGTTGTCAAAGAATTACAAAGTACGCCCACCCAGACCCAACTGGCCTACCAGGTCACGACGAAGAAGAGGTACCTGGTGCCAGGCAATGGGCACACCGTCGTCCTGGTTGATCTGGGAGCCAAGGAGAGCATTGTGCGAGCGCTGGTGGAGCGGGGATGCAACGTGATTGTGGTGCCGGCAAACGTGACGCCAGGGGAGATCAACCAAATTCACCCGGATGGCGTCCTACTCTCAAACGGTCCCGGCGATCCGGCGAGCCTGACGGGGGTAATTGCGATGGTTAAGCAAATTCAGGAACGCTACCCGCTCTTCGGAATTTGTCTCGGCCACCAGGTTCTGGCGCTGGCTAACGGGGCCAAAACGGTGAAGATGCGCTTCGGTCACCGGGGCTTTAACCATCCCGTCCGCAATCTTCAAACCAAGCAGACGTTTTTCACCTCACAGAATCATGGTTACGTAATCGATGCCGCGTCCATTGATCCCAACCAGATCATGGTTACTTACCAGGAGATCAACGATGGAACAATTGAAGGGATCGCAATCAAAAATCATCCTGCCTTTTCCGTTCAGTTCCACCCCGACGCCGCACCAGGTCCGCACGATGCCGATCAGCTCTTTGACCAGTTCATTCAGCTGATGGGCCAGCAGAAAGGAGTCGCCAATGCCTAA
- a CDS encoding RNA 2'-phosphotransferase encodes MKRDLKFISKKMSYALRHNPDKYNIKLDKYGYTDLPAFIAALNRVHHLHLTRDDIDAVIANSNKQRFEIKNNRICALYGHSIPGIIKHQEATPPAILYHGTARRFLPSINELGLLPMQRQFVHLSTDIPTAQQVGARHDSKPVILKIDTQAAQAAGVKFYVGNDQVWLADEIPAKFLQPLN; translated from the coding sequence ATGAAACGCGACTTGAAGTTTATCAGCAAAAAGATGTCCTACGCCCTGCGCCACAATCCGGACAAATACAACATTAAGCTCGACAAGTATGGCTACACCGATCTGCCGGCCTTTATCGCAGCACTCAACCGGGTTCACCACCTGCACCTTACCAGGGATGATATTGACGCGGTGATCGCCAATTCCAATAAGCAGCGCTTTGAGATTAAAAACAATCGCATCTGTGCGCTCTATGGGCACTCGATCCCTGGCATTATTAAGCACCAGGAGGCCACCCCACCGGCAATCCTCTACCACGGGACGGCCCGCCGCTTCTTGCCAAGTATTAATGAGCTGGGCCTGCTTCCGATGCAGCGCCAGTTTGTCCATCTGTCGACCGACATCCCCACTGCCCAGCAAGTCGGGGCACGTCACGATAGCAAGCCCGTGATCCTAAAGATTGACACTCAGGCAGCCCAGGCGGCCGGAGTTAAGTTTTACGTTGGCAACGACCAGGTCTGGCTGGCCGATGAGATTCCCGCTAAGTTCCTTCAGCCGCTCAATTGA